The following proteins are encoded in a genomic region of Methanobrevibacter sp.:
- a CDS encoding metal-dependent hydrolase: protein MSSYKGHTIFALILSLLFFQNPILIALTIIGANLPDFDHKFKKEKVYQMIIIGLIIFIGLYIFNLPYYLGLIIVFLGAVFFFSDHRSLTHSIFGLFILTAAVSLILIFSYNLVVNFIAFPKFNHYYVMLLIVILLGFLFLNKKVFLVFLPLLVIGALLLPRGGLDYIQLSFAIFIGILSHIILDCFTPAGIKPLAPLSSRKVHRKFAIVCICLLLPIAILYYFNFGNLFVDLILNSLNTYKIS from the coding sequence TTGTCTTCATATAAAGGCCATACCATTTTTGCCCTTATTTTATCATTGTTGTTTTTTCAAAATCCAATTTTAATAGCTTTGACAATTATTGGAGCTAATCTTCCGGATTTTGATCATAAGTTCAAAAAAGAAAAAGTATATCAAATGATTATAATTGGTTTAATAATCTTTATAGGACTTTATATATTTAATTTGCCTTATTATTTGGGTTTGATTATTGTATTTTTAGGGGCAGTATTCTTTTTTTCAGACCATAGAAGTTTAACACACTCTATTTTTGGTTTGTTTATCCTAACAGCAGCAGTTTCTTTAATCTTGATTTTTTCATATAATCTGGTTGTTAATTTCATTGCATTTCCAAAATTTAATCATTATTATGTCATGCTGCTGATAGTGATTTTATTGGGTTTCTTATTCTTGAATAAGAAAGTTTTTTTAGTATTTTTGCCTTTGTTGGTTATTGGAGCATTGCTTTTACCTAGGGGTGGATTGGACTATATTCAATTAAGTTTCGCAATATTCATTGGAATCTTAAGCCATATAATATTGGACTGTTTCACTCCCGCAGGAATAAAACCATTGGCTCCACTTTCTTCTAGAAAGGTTCATAGGAAATTTGCAATTGTTTGCATCTGTCTTCTTTTACCTATAGCTATCCTTTATTATTTTAATTTTGGAAACTTGTTCGTAGATTTGATTTTAAACTCTCTGAACACTTATAAAATTTCATGA
- a CDS encoding Na+/H+ antiporter subunit E, with translation MFFTRISYGIIYFFDLIYEIIKATVSVAFNGVIGRNIDPVVVDVETILERPVSQTILANSISLTPGTLSVDLDSENKIIKVATISPRKKEEIIPFEKYIKKMLE, from the coding sequence ATGTTTTTTACTAGAATTAGTTATGGAATTATTTATTTCTTTGATTTAATTTATGAAATTATAAAAGCAACAGTTTCTGTTGCATTTAATGGTGTTATTGGAAGAAATATTGATCCTGTAGTTGTGGATGTAGAAACAATTTTAGAAAGACCTGTTTCACAAACAATCTTAGCTAATAGTATTTCTTTAACTCCTGGAACTTTATCTGTGGATCTTGATTCTGAAAATAAAATTATTAAAGTAGCTACTATTTCTCCAAGAAAAAAAGAAGAGATCATTCCTTTTGAAAAATACATTAAAAAGATGTTAGAATAA
- a CDS encoding cation:proton antiporter, with translation MYIEYIQSILLIISAIFIIIAAIGIVSLNRNGKNVDYARIHIVGVFDIAIILAMLAIGQWLLAGIYFILAPFTAHAIGYAFFKSEDSLNNPNIEKTDEEEDVEIESPFIHPKSKIQELEQSTVFVDDSDDMGLSVATLEITEGE, from the coding sequence ATGTATATAGAATATATACAGTCAATTCTTCTTATAATCTCAGCTATTTTTATTATAATAGCTGCGATAGGTATTGTAAGTTTAAACAGAAATGGGAAAAATGTTGATTATGCTAGAATCCATATTGTAGGTGTTTTCGATATTGCAATAATTTTGGCAATGCTTGCAATTGGGCAGTGGCTTTTAGCAGGAATCTACTTCATTTTAGCACCTTTTACTGCACATGCAATCGGATATGCATTTTTCAAAAGTGAAGATAGTTTAAACAATCCAAATATTGAAAAGACTGATGAAGAAGAAGATGTGGAGATTGAAAGTCCTTTCATTCATCCAAAATCCAAAATTCAGGAATTGGAACAATCAACAGTTTTTGTTGACGATAGTGATGATATGGGATTGTCAGTAGCTACATTAGAGATAACTGAGGGGGAGTAA
- a CDS encoding DUF4040 domain-containing protein, producing MLDYVLMIITVLSAVLALVQSDLLKAAILTGFSGGALAVLFQILLAPDVALTQAIVGAAIIPVFIALAVKKTQREDN from the coding sequence ATGTTAGATTATGTATTGATGATTATTACTGTTTTAAGTGCGGTTCTTGCTCTTGTCCAATCTGATTTATTAAAGGCAGCTATTTTAACTGGATTTTCTGGTGGAGCTTTAGCAGTTTTATTCCAAATTTTACTAGCTCCTGATGTTGCTTTAACACAAGCAATTGTGGGTGCAGCTATTATACCAGTATTTATAGCGTTAGCTGTTAAAAAAACTCAAAGGGAGGATAACTGA
- a CDS encoding cation:proton antiporter subunit C — MASTQLAVLITAGLLVIVGLFAAIFLDNIIKKVIGISFIEEGVNLFIIGIGYKAGGVVPILMPGMDKGWFAANAAYPLPFGLVLTSIVIGASTLAVMLALVMVLYKKYGTLSTSVMLADNSKGDGIDE; from the coding sequence ATGGCATCTACACAATTGGCAGTTTTGATTACTGCGGGATTATTGGTAATTGTCGGATTATTTGCAGCTATTTTCCTTGACAACATTATTAAAAAGGTAATTGGAATTAGCTTTATTGAGGAAGGAGTTAATCTGTTTATTATTGGTATTGGATATAAAGCAGGAGGGGTAGTTCCTATTTTAATGCCTGGAATGGATAAAGGTTGGTTTGCAGCAAATGCAGCATATCCATTGCCATTCGGTTTAGTTTTAACAAGTATCGTAATCGGTGCAAGTACATTGGCTGTAATGCTTGCTCTGGTAATGGTACTTTACAAAAAATACGGAACTTTAAGTACTTCTGTAATGCTTGCCGACAATTCAAAAGGAGATGGTATTGATGAATGA